From Phycisphaerae bacterium, the proteins below share one genomic window:
- a CDS encoding methyltransferase yields the protein MTLPQVPTLILGLTVTAYWMYVGRMVRRVRQNAGNVKKVLVPAQRREKLMWIVWVPLILLWFTTPLKVALGYGGRYDEIVISPFWAASNAVLVVRFIAAVIALGCLGLSIVTWRHMGEQWRMGIDPTQKIRLLVDGPFARIRHPIYSLSILLMLCSVVILPSPTMFVLAAVHILLMHIKAGNEERFLLETQGRTYAEYCRKTGRFVPFIRHSGPAHVPHMDGSETSPDSPIRAWKAGGIYPFRLNMFQQAMLHWDRLHPYNAVHAVRVNGPANVEKLRHAAWEVAKNAGLGEFAVNALHTKYEYRPLQHVRVQEFAPGRSDEQRLDELVAEELNTPFHGEMHHPVRWTVFNESAGEGHYVILCYHHVIADAYGIERIFAAVLHRYLNVSGAGDERPLTTRLTRLDRSLRPKAGILDYVIGQIRLNNRHRQMRRAHKMPDERLGGDATAVAIRTAPDRLLERLSAGCKRRGVGVNDALIAALASTIAEQTPDRHTSRRRRHLTMATVVGARKHLPAEQADDFGVCLTSIVAVLRKPDVSMDELVRDVARQTRVLKERPSRASAETTLRYFAVRWMWRLAALKHERRGYRRVFPICGAVSSVYVDDKRFAELALQVARYVRACPCGPAFPLILAPTMLRGSLELGLTYRISCRTRPQAEALLDGIVSRLESLADLEAASGPAPELVPSETSAQRISAAIVEH from the coding sequence ATGACCCTCCCGCAGGTGCCAACCCTGATCCTCGGCCTGACGGTGACGGCGTACTGGATGTACGTCGGCCGGATGGTTCGGCGCGTCCGTCAGAATGCGGGAAACGTTAAGAAAGTGCTGGTTCCGGCGCAGCGGCGCGAAAAGTTGATGTGGATCGTCTGGGTGCCGCTCATTCTTCTCTGGTTCACGACGCCGCTCAAGGTGGCGTTGGGCTACGGCGGCCGTTACGACGAAATCGTCATTTCGCCGTTCTGGGCGGCCAGCAACGCCGTCCTGGTAGTCCGCTTTATTGCCGCGGTGATCGCCCTGGGCTGCCTCGGGCTTTCCATCGTGACCTGGCGGCACATGGGCGAACAGTGGCGGATGGGGATCGACCCGACACAGAAAATCAGGCTCCTCGTCGACGGCCCGTTCGCCAGAATCCGCCATCCGATCTACTCACTCAGCATCCTTCTGATGTTGTGTTCGGTCGTCATCCTGCCGAGTCCGACGATGTTCGTCCTCGCAGCCGTTCACATCCTGCTCATGCACATCAAGGCGGGAAACGAAGAACGTTTCCTCCTGGAGACGCAGGGCCGGACCTACGCCGAGTATTGTCGAAAGACCGGCCGATTTGTTCCCTTCATCCGCCATAGCGGGCCAGCGCATGTGCCTCACATGGATGGCAGCGAGACGAGTCCTGACTCGCCGATCCGCGCCTGGAAGGCGGGCGGCATCTACCCCTTTCGATTGAACATGTTTCAGCAGGCGATGCTGCACTGGGACCGGCTGCACCCGTACAACGCCGTTCATGCCGTGCGGGTCAACGGCCCCGCAAACGTCGAAAAACTCCGTCACGCGGCGTGGGAAGTGGCGAAGAATGCGGGCCTGGGGGAGTTCGCCGTCAACGCTTTGCACACGAAGTATGAGTACCGGCCGCTGCAACACGTTCGCGTTCAGGAATTCGCCCCTGGCCGTTCGGACGAACAGCGGCTGGACGAACTTGTCGCGGAAGAGCTCAACACGCCGTTTCATGGGGAGATGCATCATCCCGTCCGCTGGACGGTCTTCAATGAATCGGCCGGCGAGGGGCATTACGTCATCCTCTGTTATCACCACGTCATCGCAGATGCCTACGGAATCGAGCGCATCTTCGCGGCCGTGTTGCATCGCTATCTCAATGTGTCCGGCGCCGGTGACGAAAGACCGCTGACAACCCGACTGACGCGCCTCGATCGTTCGCTGCGACCGAAGGCCGGCATTCTGGACTATGTAATCGGCCAGATTCGGCTCAATAATCGCCATCGCCAAATGCGCAGGGCCCACAAGATGCCCGACGAGCGGCTCGGCGGCGATGCGACCGCCGTGGCGATACGGACCGCCCCAGACCGGCTTCTGGAGCGGCTGTCGGCGGGGTGCAAGCGGCGCGGCGTCGGCGTGAACGATGCCCTGATTGCCGCCCTGGCCTCCACGATCGCCGAGCAAACGCCGGACCGCCATACCAGCCGACGTCGTCGGCATTTAACGATGGCCACGGTCGTCGGCGCCCGCAAGCACCTGCCCGCTGAACAGGCCGACGACTTCGGCGTCTGCCTGACGAGCATCGTGGCCGTGTTACGCAAGCCGGATGTGTCAATGGACGAATTGGTCCGCGACGTGGCCCGCCAGACCCGCGTGCTGAAGGAACGTCCATCGCGCGCGTCCGCGGAAACGACCCTTCGCTATTTCGCCGTCCGCTGGATGTGGCGGCTCGCGGCGCTCAAGCACGAGCGGCGCGGCTATCGCCGCGTGTTCCCGATCTGCGGCGCGGTCAGTTCTGTTTACGTTGACGATAAGCGATTTGCCGAACTCGCGCTGCAGGTGGCCCGCTACGTCCGCGCCTGCCCCTGCGGGCCCGCCTTTCCTCTGATACTCGCGCCGACCATGTTGCGAGGAAGTTTGGAACTTGGGTTGACGTATCGAATTTCGTGCCGGACGCGTCCACAAGCCGAGGCGCTGCTTGACGGAATCGTGTCGCGACTTGAGTCACTTGCCGATCTCGAAGCGGCAAGCGGGCCCGCGCCCGAATTGGTGCCGTCCGAGACATCCGCGCAGCGCATAAGTGCGGCCATTGTAGAACACTAG
- a CDS encoding DUF4329 domain-containing protein: MTDSFIKSELARAWRESDLDEPVNRHEEGGYIVMNDEGAWAVERSPPGGQSRVVPPPLDASQRYNGMRVVGTFHTHPNPLIDELGREWEQAPSESDRRWHRRRGIRGFVISRSMVYEIEPTGAIIERGEREKVL, from the coding sequence TTGACCGATTCATTTATCAAATCCGAGTTGGCCCGGGCCTGGCGAGAGTCGGACTTGGACGAGCCGGTCAACCGCCATGAAGAAGGCGGATACATCGTAATGAACGACGAGGGTGCCTGGGCGGTCGAACGATCGCCGCCCGGCGGTCAATCTCGAGTCGTCCCGCCGCCTCTCGATGCGAGTCAACGCTATAATGGAATGCGGGTGGTCGGCACTTTTCACACCCACCCCAATCCACTGATTGACGAATTGGGGCGAGAATGGGAACAAGCGCCAAGTGAGTCTGATCGCCGTTGGCATCGGCGACGTGGGATTCGAGGCTTTGTAATTAGCCGCTCGATGGTGTATGAAATCGAGCCGACCGGCGCGATTATCGAACGTGGAGAAAGAGAAAAGGTTCTATAG
- a CDS encoding tetratricopeptide repeat protein has product MPGRLFFLPMTLGLASIVGCALDKEERVAQTGMEEEKSRKADSAKPAPPPTIMSDTHIAAGKMLEKQGDLTGAIAQYERAIASSPRAAVGYNRLGIVYQKLGRFADAENIFRQGAGADPTSAALLNNLGYCYQAQKRLPEAEQAYRDALVRSQDFQRARMNLAIVLAQLGRLEESVIEFSRVVAADAAHYNVAMVCLQKRDYAGAEHSLREALAINPNCPGAEGQLRRVAHLAAATSPEPSEAPPPPVGPLAGEPETVKRTDAP; this is encoded by the coding sequence GTGCCCGGCCGACTCTTTTTCCTACCAATGACGCTGGGCCTGGCAAGTATCGTGGGCTGCGCGCTCGACAAGGAGGAGCGCGTCGCGCAGACCGGCATGGAAGAGGAGAAGTCGCGCAAGGCGGACTCCGCCAAGCCGGCCCCTCCGCCGACGATTATGTCGGACACGCACATCGCCGCCGGCAAAATGCTGGAAAAGCAAGGTGACCTGACCGGCGCGATTGCGCAATACGAGCGCGCGATCGCCTCGAGTCCGCGGGCGGCGGTCGGGTACAACCGACTCGGCATCGTCTATCAGAAGCTCGGGCGTTTCGCCGACGCGGAGAACATCTTCCGCCAGGGAGCCGGTGCCGATCCGACGTCGGCCGCCCTTCTTAACAATCTCGGCTATTGCTATCAGGCGCAGAAGCGGCTGCCGGAAGCGGAACAGGCGTATCGCGACGCCCTGGTTCGGTCGCAGGATTTTCAGCGGGCGCGGATGAACCTCGCCATTGTGCTGGCCCAACTGGGACGGCTCGAAGAAAGCGTGATCGAGTTCAGCCGGGTCGTCGCCGCGGACGCCGCTCATTACAACGTGGCGATGGTCTGCCTCCAGAAGCGCGACTATGCCGGTGCGGAACACTCGCTGCGCGAGGCCCTGGCCATCAATCCCAACTGTCCGGGCGCGGAGGGCCAGCTTCGCCGGGTCGCGCATCTGGCCGCCGCCACGTCGCCGGAGCCTTCGGAAGCCCCGCCGCCGCCGGTCGGGCCGCTCGCGGGAGAGCCGGAAACCGTGAAGCGAACCGACGCCCCGTAG
- a CDS encoding DUF4846 domain-containing protein yields MLNHLFMDDVPGHMDAAAPNPATSLPNRRRRWIRSIGAVVAIAIVLLGARRTSSPTSLQSIRSSPETISPIDQPAARGPAPYAWLTKREAAKYVPLIERIPTPEGFSRIPAPAGSFAAWLRNLPVAPEGTPVTTGKRKLVMSPGDSELAAVILLQPRTEKALAGPNMLVRLRAEYCWATKRLADLGFHFTSGHLAAWGQWAEGRRPNVSGKTVAFAPMAEPDGSRESFCSYLETIFQYCSVYSVFDDTRAVEDGSIAPGDVFLRPGKNACSLLVVDVATSARGEVAVLLGDAGTPAQTFHLIQPPTGSAWFPIVQGDDLAISAKRILRMRDLRRWK; encoded by the coding sequence TTGCTAAACCACCTCTTCATGGACGATGTCCCCGGCCACATGGATGCGGCCGCACCGAATCCCGCCACCTCCTTGCCCAATCGCCGCCGGCGATGGATCCGTTCGATCGGCGCCGTCGTCGCCATCGCCATCGTCCTCCTCGGGGCACGGCGAACTTCATCGCCTACTTCGCTCCAGAGCATCCGGTCGTCGCCGGAGACGATCTCCCCGATCGATCAGCCGGCGGCGCGCGGCCCGGCCCCCTATGCGTGGCTTACGAAGCGCGAGGCCGCCAAGTACGTCCCGCTTATCGAGAGGATTCCCACTCCCGAGGGCTTTTCCCGAATCCCCGCGCCCGCGGGGAGTTTCGCGGCCTGGTTGAGGAACCTGCCCGTCGCGCCCGAAGGCACGCCGGTGACCACGGGCAAGCGAAAGCTCGTCATGAGTCCCGGCGATTCAGAGTTGGCGGCCGTCATCCTGTTGCAACCTCGGACCGAGAAGGCTCTGGCGGGACCCAACATGCTCGTCCGGCTGCGCGCGGAGTATTGCTGGGCGACGAAACGCCTGGCGGACCTCGGTTTTCATTTTACGAGCGGCCACCTCGCAGCGTGGGGTCAGTGGGCCGAGGGGCGGCGGCCGAACGTCAGCGGGAAGACCGTGGCCTTCGCGCCGATGGCGGAACCCGATGGGAGCCGCGAGAGTTTTTGCAGCTACCTGGAGACGATTTTTCAATATTGCTCGGTGTACAGCGTCTTTGACGACACGCGGGCGGTCGAGGACGGATCGATCGCACCCGGTGATGTCTTCCTGCGACCGGGGAAGAATGCGTGCTCCCTGCTCGTCGTCGATGTTGCGACGAGCGCGCGCGGAGAAGTTGCCGTTCTATTAGGCGACGCGGGTACGCCGGCGCAGACCTTCCACCTGATCCAACCCCCCACCGGCTCGGCGTGGTTTCCGATTGTTCAGGGCGACGATTTGGCGATCAGCGCGAAGCGCATACTACGAATGCGCGACCTGCGCCGCTGGAAGTAG
- the polA gene encoding DNA polymerase I, producing the protein MDRKTLYLIDGHSQIYRAYYAPFRALTSPKGEPTRAVHVFTQMLLGLLRDRKPDYLIMTMDVADETVFRVDIDKEYKANRQPSPEDLPPQIDRIVTVMEAMKVPILRKQGFEADDLIATVCRRFADADLDIYIVSKDKDLDQLVGKRVRLYDPAKDRVLDAAAILEEKGYGPDKAVEAQMLIGDSTDNIKGVTGVGPKKAAQLLQQYGSVAAIIDHADELSPKLRENMLEFRARMEVVRQLVTLKNDVEIDFDLAAAAVCEFTPSAAVPILRELGLNTLLERILAGVCDEKQQAEATTQVPAIPATLFEAQQQEAPVRPSAQADYRLVDTAEALADLARRMSKLKAFAFDSESTGLTPADSQLVGISLSWEPATGWYIPVRGIGGVVSEEAVRRHLGPVFANPNIKKSGQNLKFDVGMLATIGIEVAGIDFDTMLASFVLDSSRRSHGIDALALDLLNYRKITTEEMIGRGRQQVTFDQLSTQRVCEYACEDADIAWRLHESFERQLTDPELRSLFRDLEMPLIEVLARMEQRGVAVDTEILARLSNQMADRMTSLRDEIHAAAGHPFNLDSTKQLADVLFDERKLPIIRRTKTGRSTDAEVLEALATQTNDPIPKLLLEYREIAKLKGTYVDALPDMISRRTGRIHPSFNQIGAVTGRLSCSDPNLQNIPIRTPLGAQIRRAFVPGNPDSVLLKADYSQIELRVLAHLSGDKILASAFREDQDIHAFVAAQLEGIPIDQVTSAQRASAKTVNFGIVYGQSAFGLARQTGMSQAHAKAFIERYFQRYPRIRDFLDECIAHAKRHGYVKTILGRRRAIPDIDSRNPGVRNAAERFAVNTVVQGSAADLIKRAMINIDRRIQAEKRPLKMLIQVHDELVFETPRVEVEKQAEMVSREMSQAIEMSVPIGVDVAWGPNWLDVK; encoded by the coding sequence ATGGACCGCAAAACCCTCTACCTCATCGACGGTCACTCCCAAATCTACCGGGCCTACTACGCCCCGTTTCGGGCATTAACCTCTCCCAAAGGCGAGCCGACTCGGGCGGTTCATGTCTTCACGCAGATGCTGCTCGGCCTCCTGCGCGACCGCAAGCCGGACTATCTGATTATGACGATGGACGTGGCGGACGAAACCGTCTTTCGCGTCGACATCGACAAGGAATACAAGGCCAACCGCCAGCCGTCGCCAGAAGACCTCCCGCCGCAGATCGATCGGATCGTGACGGTCATGGAGGCGATGAAGGTGCCGATCCTGCGAAAGCAGGGATTCGAGGCGGACGATCTGATCGCGACGGTCTGCCGCCGGTTCGCGGACGCCGATCTGGACATATACATCGTCAGCAAGGACAAGGATCTCGACCAACTCGTCGGAAAGCGCGTCCGGCTCTACGACCCTGCGAAGGATCGCGTCCTCGACGCGGCGGCGATCCTCGAAGAGAAGGGCTACGGGCCGGACAAGGCCGTCGAGGCCCAGATGCTCATCGGCGACAGCACCGACAACATCAAGGGCGTGACCGGCGTCGGGCCGAAAAAGGCCGCGCAGCTCCTGCAACAATACGGATCGGTCGCGGCGATCATCGATCATGCCGACGAGCTAAGCCCCAAGCTCCGCGAGAACATGCTGGAGTTCCGCGCCCGTATGGAGGTGGTGCGGCAGCTCGTGACGCTCAAGAACGATGTTGAGATCGACTTCGACCTCGCCGCCGCCGCCGTCTGCGAATTCACGCCGTCCGCCGCGGTTCCGATCCTCCGCGAACTCGGCCTAAACACGCTGCTGGAGCGCATCCTCGCCGGTGTCTGCGATGAAAAACAGCAGGCGGAGGCCACGACCCAGGTTCCCGCCATTCCCGCGACGCTTTTCGAGGCTCAGCAGCAGGAGGCCCCAGTTCGACCCAGCGCGCAGGCCGACTACCGGCTCGTGGACACCGCCGAGGCCCTCGCCGATCTCGCCAGGCGAATGTCCAAACTCAAGGCCTTCGCCTTCGATTCCGAATCGACCGGCCTCACGCCTGCGGATTCGCAGCTTGTCGGCATCAGCCTCTCCTGGGAGCCGGCGACCGGCTGGTATATCCCCGTTCGTGGAATCGGCGGCGTAGTGTCCGAGGAAGCTGTCCGTCGGCATCTCGGGCCGGTCTTTGCGAATCCAAACATCAAGAAGTCCGGTCAGAATCTGAAGTTCGACGTGGGGATGCTGGCCACGATCGGCATCGAGGTCGCCGGCATCGACTTTGACACGATGCTCGCCAGTTTCGTCCTCGATTCCTCACGGCGATCGCATGGGATCGACGCCCTCGCGCTTGATCTCCTGAACTACCGCAAGATCACCACCGAGGAAATGATCGGCAGGGGCCGCCAGCAAGTCACTTTTGACCAACTCTCCACGCAGCGGGTCTGCGAATACGCCTGCGAGGACGCCGACATCGCCTGGCGGCTTCACGAATCCTTCGAGCGGCAATTGACCGACCCTGAACTACGGTCGCTCTTTCGCGATCTCGAAATGCCGCTGATCGAGGTGCTGGCGCGAATGGAACAGCGCGGCGTCGCCGTCGACACGGAAATTCTCGCCCGACTGAGCAATCAAATGGCCGACCGCATGACTTCCCTACGCGACGAGATACATGCCGCCGCCGGTCATCCCTTCAATCTCGATTCGACCAAGCAACTGGCGGACGTGCTCTTCGACGAGCGAAAGCTGCCGATCATCCGGCGCACGAAGACTGGTCGGTCCACGGACGCCGAAGTCCTCGAAGCCCTGGCCACGCAGACCAACGATCCTATTCCCAAACTTCTCCTCGAGTATCGCGAAATCGCCAAGCTCAAGGGTACCTACGTCGATGCCCTGCCGGACATGATCTCTCGTCGCACCGGTCGCATTCATCCGAGCTTTAATCAAATCGGCGCCGTGACAGGGCGGCTCTCGTGCAGCGATCCCAACTTGCAGAACATCCCGATCCGCACGCCGCTGGGGGCGCAAATTCGCCGGGCCTTCGTTCCCGGTAATCCTGACAGCGTCCTGCTCAAGGCCGATTACTCGCAGATCGAACTGCGCGTCCTCGCGCACTTGTCCGGGGACAAAATACTGGCTTCCGCCTTCCGCGAGGACCAGGACATCCACGCCTTCGTCGCGGCGCAATTGGAGGGAATCCCAATCGACCAGGTGACCAGCGCCCAGCGGGCCAGTGCCAAGACGGTCAACTTCGGAATCGTCTATGGCCAATCCGCCTTCGGACTCGCCCGACAGACCGGTATGTCCCAGGCCCACGCCAAGGCCTTCATCGAACGATACTTTCAGCGTTACCCAAGAATCCGCGACTTCCTCGACGAGTGCATTGCTCACGCCAAGCGCCACGGTTACGTCAAGACCATCCTCGGCCGCCGTCGGGCCATCCCTGATATCGATTCGCGTAACCCGGGCGTCCGCAACGCGGCGGAGCGGTTCGCCGTCAATACCGTCGTACAGGGTTCGGCGGCGGACTTGATCAAGCGGGCGATGATCAACATCGATCGCCGAATTCAGGCGGAAAAACGACCCCTGAAAATGCTGATTCAGGTGCATGACGAACTGGTTTTTGAGACCCCCCGAGTAGAGGTGGAAAAGCAGGCTGAAATGGTCTCCCGGGAAATGTCCCAGGCGATCGAAATGTCTGTCCCTATTGGAGTTGACGTCGCCTGGGGGCCGAATTGGCTGGATGTGAAATGA